A genomic window from Silene latifolia isolate original U9 population chromosome Y, ASM4854445v1, whole genome shotgun sequence includes:
- the LOC141633512 gene encoding uncharacterized protein LOC141633512, which produces MAAAGCMSDYLDTKGDVRVTEMLRYPVVNVKFKWQKRASVFEESACITMTAVSNFLGYANKSSLLNNTFYRRACASQIAACLLMADINKIRAELLDAVEIFKKSKKTIWPDIAARREAARMLKGKATEDELSDKEPPIENEPKPLNTEMPVLRFKVKIK; this is translated from the exons ATGGCAGCA GCCGGTTGCATGAGTGACTACCTGGACACAAAGGGCGACGTGAGGGTAACTGAAATGCTCCGCTATCCTGTGGTAAATGTGAAGTTTAAATGGCAGAAACGGGCTTCCGTATTTGAAGAGTCAGCCTGTATCACTATGACAGCCGTCTCCAATTTTTTGGGATATGCAAACAAGTCTTCTTTGCTCAACAACACATTTTATCGGCGGGCATGTGCTTCCCAAATTGCTGCATGTTTGCTCATGGCTGACATCAACAAAATACGGGCTGAATTGTTGGACGCTGTTGAAATCttcaaaaaatcaaagaaaacaatCTGGCCAGATATAGCTGCAAGGAGGGAAGCGGCTAGAATGCtcaaagggaaggcaacggaagatGAATTGTCAGACAAAGAACCACCGATTGAGAATGAACCGAAGCCACTCAACACCGAAATGCCTGTACTTCGTTTTAAAGTGAAAATCAAGTGA